One Planktothrix sp. FACHB-1365 genomic window carries:
- the gmk gene encoding guanylate kinase, which yields MKKGRLIVMTGPSGVGKGTLVRSLLNCHPDLHLSVSVTTRSPRPGEINGRDYYFVDRHRFQEMVEQGELLEWAEFAGNCYGTPLIPVKEQIEAGTSVLLEIELEGARQIRSTFPSALRIFIMPPSIDELERRLRGRGQDSEDAIRRRLMRAKAEMDAANEFDFEVINDDLDFALQRLESVLYTPV from the coding sequence ATGAAAAAAGGCCGATTAATTGTAATGACAGGCCCTAGTGGGGTCGGAAAAGGAACCTTGGTTCGTTCCCTGCTCAACTGTCATCCTGACCTGCATTTATCCGTTTCCGTAACCACTCGTTCTCCCCGTCCGGGTGAAATTAATGGACGAGACTACTATTTTGTAGATCGACATCGGTTTCAAGAAATGGTAGAACAGGGAGAGTTATTAGAATGGGCTGAATTTGCAGGTAATTGTTATGGAACCCCCTTAATCCCAGTTAAAGAACAAATTGAAGCGGGAACATCAGTTTTATTAGAAATAGAATTAGAAGGCGCTCGCCAAATTCGGAGCACATTTCCTTCCGCTTTAAGAATTTTTATTATGCCTCCTTCCATTGATGAATTAGAACGTCGTTTACGGGGTCGAGGTCAGGATTCTGAAGATGCCATTCGACGGCGTTTAATGCGGGCAAAAGCAGAAATGGACGCAGCCAATGAGTTTGATTTTGAAGTGATTAATGATGATTTAGATTTCGCGTTACAACGATTAGAATCTGTGCTATATACGCCTGTTTAA